One region of Takifugu flavidus isolate HTHZ2018 chromosome 14, ASM371156v2, whole genome shotgun sequence genomic DNA includes:
- the LOC130537493 gene encoding tyrosinase-like, whose protein sequence is MWLLTLATLLLRVAPSHQQFPRLCATAAALRTKECCPPWDGDGSPCGASSGRGFCQDVEFTHQPDGPQYPFIGLDDREKWPSVFYNRTCQCVGNFMGFSCADCKYGYFGAKCSERRESLRRNILHLSRSERIRLVSYLNLAKQSVSSDYVVATGTYEEMENGSNPMFAEVSVYDVFVWMHYYVSRNALLGGPGNVWTNVDFGHWAPAFLPWHRAYLLHWEREIRKLTGDPTFSIPYWDWRDAQGCDVCTDELMGAQSPQDPSFLSPGSVFSSWKTLCSTPEDYNNRGVLCDARQEGPLRRNPGNHNRNLVERLPTSADVAFTLSLTQYDTGAMDRSSNMSFRNTVEGFGDPKTGLGNSSRLGMHAAIHVFLNGTMSSVQASANDPIFLLHHTFVDSIYEQWLRRHRPPPSQYPDSDAPIGHNGGYHMVPFLPLHRNRDYFISSKDLGYEYSNLLDANQRLVESMHPYLEELQDLWPWLLLTGVCGGVASAATAAALLMAKRRLPRLPVGRWKGLLPERLPLLWDRDEDKGNYQTAF, encoded by the exons ATGTGGCTCCTAACTCTCGCGACTCTGCTCCTACGGGTCGCGCCGAGCCATCAACAGTTCCCACGTCTGTGCGCCACCGCGGCAGCTTTGCGCACTAAAGAGTGCTGCCCGCCGTGGGACGGGGACGGCTCTCCCTGCGGGGCCAGCTCAGGCCGGGGCTTCTGCCAGGACGTGGAGTTCACGCACCAGCCTGACGGGCCCCAGTACCCCTTTATTGGGCTGGACGACCGCGAGAAATGGCCCTCGGTTTTCTATAACCGCACTTGCCAGTGCGTCGGCAACTTCATGGGTTTCAGCTGCGCAGACTGTAAGTACGGCTACTTTGGGGCGAAGTGTAGCGAGAGGAGAGAGTCTCTGAGACGGAACATTTTGCATTTGTCCCGATCCGAGAGGATAAGACTGGTTTCTTACCTGAACCTGGCCAAGCAGTCAGTCAGCAGCGACTACGTTGTAGCCACTGGGACCTACGAGGAGATGGAGAACGGCTCCAACCCCATGTTTGCAGAGGTTTCCGTGTACGATGTCTTCGTGTGGATGCACTATTACGTGTCCCGGAACGCGCTGCTGGGTGGGCCTGGGAATGTGTGGACCAACGTGGACTTTGGTCACTGGGCGCCAGCTTTTCTCCCGTGGCACCGCGCGTACCTGCTGCACTGGGAGCGCGAGATCAGGAAGCTGACCGGAGACCCGACCTTCTCCATCCCGTACTGGGACTGGAGGGACGCGCAGGGCTGTGACGTGTGCACGGATGAGCTGATGGGGGCGCAGAGCCCCCAGGATCCCAGTTTTCTCAGCCCAGGGTCGGTCTTCTCATCTTGGAAG ACTTTGTGCTCCACACCAGAAGATTACAACAACAGAGGCGTGTTATGCGATGCCAGACAGGAAGGCCCGCTGCGTCGGAACCCTGGGAACCACAACCGGAACCTGGTGGAGAGGCTGCCGACCTCGGCGGACGTGGCGTTCACGCTCAGCTTAACCCAGTATGACACCGGGGCCATGGACCGCAGCTCCAACATGAGCTTCAGGAACACCGTGGAAG GGTTCGGGGATCCAAAGACTGGCCTAGGAAACAGTTCCCGGTTGGGAATGCATGCTGCCATCCACGTCTTCCTGAACGGAACGATGTCTTCTGTGCAGGCTTCAGCAAATGACCCCATCTTCCTTCTCCACCATACTTTTGTTGACAG TATTTATGAGCAGTGGCTCAGGAGGCACAGACCTCCTCCATCCCAGTATCCGGACTCTGACGCTCCAATCGGACACAACGGTGGATACCACATGGTGCCCTTCCTGCCGCTCCACAGGAACAGAGACTACTTCATCTCCAGCAAGGACCTCGGATATGAATATTCAAATCTGCTCGATGCCA atcAGAGGCTGGTGGAATCCATGCATCCTtatctggaggagctgcaggatttGTGGCCATGGCTGCTGCTCACAGGGGTCTGCGGGGGGGTGGCGTCAGCAGCCACGGCCGCTGCCCTCCTCATGGCGAAGAGACGCCTCCCCCGGCTGCCTGTGGGGAGGTGGAAAGGCCTCCTCCCTGAAAGGCTTCCCCTTCTCTGGGACAGAGATGAGGACAAAGGGAACTATCAAACGGCCTTTTGA
- the chordc1b gene encoding cysteine and histidine-rich domain-containing protein 1 gives MSVLCYNKGCGQRFDPENNPDDVCVYHPGVPVFHDALKGWSCCKRRTTDFSDFLSIVGCTKGPHNQEKPPEPVKPEVKSSGEKKDVNDQKPKFNEYIISAPKPQEAIRRPSPDEATVRLKQKVSDSLKQALAKLKLTENAEETKDDDCDEVKIGTACKNGGCTKSFDGPSSNSDVCSYHPGVPIFHEGMKYWSCCKRKTSDFNTFLSQEGCTKGTHMWRKKDTGKKVAPCRFDWHQTGSQVIISIYAKNAIPELSYVDANSTTLNVHVVFEGEKEFEQQISLWGVIDVSKSLVNMMAAKIEVAMKKSEAMSWARLDLPAPTPAAKEQEPEEEAEDEDSED, from the exons ATGTCTGTTTTGTGTTACAACAAGGGGTGTGGGCAGCGTTTCGATCCAGAAAATAACCCAGACG ATGTCTGCGTCTATCACCCTGGAGTTCCGGTATTTCACGACGCATTGAAG GGGTGGTCCTGCTGCAAACGAAGAACCACTGACTTCTCAGATTTCCTCAGCATTGTT GGCTGCACAAAAGGTCCTCACAACCAGGAGAAGCCCCCTGAGCCGGTGAAGCCAGAGGTGAAGTCctcaggagaaaagaaagacgTCAATGACCAAAAACCCAAGTTTAATGAATATATTATATCTGCACCAAAGCCCCAGGAAGCCATACGAAGACCGAG CCCGGACGAGGCCACGGTGAGACTGAAGCAGAAAGTCTCGGACTCGCTCAAGCAGGCGCTGGCCAAGCTGAAGCTGACTGAAAACGCAGAAGAGACAAAAG ACGACGATTGTGATGAAGTCAAGATAGGAACAGCTTGTAAAAATGGAGGGTGCACGAAA AGTTTTGATGGACCTTCGAGCAATTCGGACGTGTGTTCTTACCACCCTGGCGTCCCCATCTTCCATGAAGG GATGAAATACTGGAGCTGCTGTAAGAGGAAAACCTCTGATTTTAACACCTTCCTGTCTCAAGAGGGCTGCACCAAGGGAACTCATATGTGGAGGAAAAAGGACACG GGTAAGAAAGTGGCACCGTGTCGATTCGACTGGCACCAGACTGGCTCTCAGGTGATTATCTCCATCTACGCCAAAAACGCCATCCCAGAGCTGAGCTACGTGGACGCCAACAGCACCACG CTCAACGTTCACGTGGTGtttgagggagagaaggagttTGAGCAGCAGATCAGCTTGTGGGGC GTCATCGACGTGAGTAAGAGTCTGGTCAACATGATGGCCGCCAAGATCGAAGTAGCCATGAAGAAGTCCGAAGCCATGTCGTGGGCTCGCCTGGACCTTCCtgcccccacccctgcagccaAAGAGCAGGAGCCCGAAGAAGAGGCCGAAGACGAGGACAGCGAAGACTGA
- the grm5a gene encoding glutamate receptor, metabotropic 5a has product MAGGERRDTLMGNVLATLLVTSVILGADPGWLGLRGRAGVSAQNNERRVLAHIPGDIIIGALFSVHHQPPADKVHERKCGAVREQYGIQRVEAMMHTLDRINADPMILPNISLGCEIRDSCWHSAVALEQSIEFIRDTLVSNEEEESQGRCTAEGGSMLMQAKKPIVGLIGPGSSSVAIQVQNLLQLFNIPQIAYSATSVDLSDKSLYKYFMRVVPSDMQQARAMVDIVKRYNWSYVSAIHTEGNYGESGMEAFKDMAAKEGICIAHSDKIYSNAGERSFDKLLQKLRGHLPKARVVACFCEGMTVRGILMAMRRQRLVGEFVLIGSDGWADRYDVTDGYQKEAAGGITIKLKSAYVTWFDHYYLKLTPDSNVRNPWFPEFWQHRFQCRLRGHPQENSVYNRTCTWRESLRHQYAQDTKMGFVINAIYSMAYGLHAMQETLCPGYKGLCEAMRPIDGRKLLDFLMKTNFTGVSGETICFDQNGDSPGRYEIMNFKHTGEDEYAYIHVGSWDQGGLQMNDQEIWSNSSDVIQSVCSEPCQKGQIKVIRKGEVSCCWTCTPCKENEFVFDEYTCRACLLGSWPTHELTGCEPIPVQYVRWGDPEPIAAVVFACLGLLATLFVTSVFIKFWDTPVVKSSSRELCYIILAGICLGYLCTFSLIAKPHIVYCYLQRLGIGLSPAMSYSALVTKTNRIARILAGSKKKICTKKPRFMSACAQLVIAFLLITLQLGIIVALLIIEPPQVIYDYPSIREVHLICNLTTLGVVAPLGYNGLLILSCTFYAFKTRNVPANFNEAKYIAFTMYTTCIIWLAFVPIYFGSNYKIITMCFSVSLSATVALCCMFVPKVYIMLAKPEKNVRSAFTTSTVVRMHVGDAKKAAKAGKSSSSMANLFRRGGSAQDNISSNGKSVTWSQSERGYRPNLWKRMSFHIKKKEAVEANQTAIIKPFSKGGDTPVDASVREQYEEPMAAQPFICSASRSPLSTISQNAAKSRGSQGEMGGEEQAPPSYVPPPPGRRGDQDALTGDDGDVSMVGVGDIGIGVIGGQPQGTTIMDQISSVVNRFTANISELNTMMLPGGAASPASASPTDPAGCPPHPPPQGRQAPSTVTTYAEVAAVTNFCDNRAAGKIYEHVAGTCVSGRRPKDLEELFALTPPSPFRDSSLSSECSSPASMSPSSEAEYDQLLLKHFSQSSSSL; this is encoded by the exons ATGGCAGGAGGTGAGCGGAGGGACACGCTGATGGGAAATGTGTTAGCCACGCTCTTGGTAACCAGCGTGATCCTGGGAGCTGACCCTGGCTGGCTCGGTCTCAGAGGACGGGCGGGGGTCAGCGCCCAGAACAACGAGAGAAGGGTGCTGGCCCACATCCCTGGTGACATCATCATAGGAGCCCTGTTCTCTGTTCACCACCAGCCACCTGCAGACAAG GTCCATGAGAGGAAATGTGGCGCCGTGCGTGAGCAGTATGGGATCCAGCGAGTGGAGGCCATGATGCACACGCTGGACCGGATCAACGCAGACCCCATGATCCTCCCCAATATCAGCTTGGGCTGCGAGATCAG GGACTCGTGCTGGCACTCGGCGGTGGCGCTGGAGCAGAGCATCGAGTTCATCCGGGACACGCTGGTGtccaacgaggaggaggagagccagGGAAGGTGCACGGCGGAGGGGGGGAGCATGTTGATGCAGGCGAAGAAGCCCATCGTGGGCCTGATTGGACCCGGGTCCAGCTCTGTGGCCATCCAGGTGCaaaacctcctccagctgttcaaCATCCCACAGATTGCTTACTCGGCCACAAGCGTGGACCTCAGTGACAAG AGCCTGTATAAATACTTCATGAGGGTGGTGCCATCAGATATGCAACAGGCCAGAGCCATGGTGGACATCGTCAAGAGGTACAACTGGAGCTACGTGTCTGCCATACACACAGAGG GTAATTATGGCGAGAGCGGTATGGAGGCATTCAAAGACATGGCGGCAAAGGAGGGGATCTGCATCGCCCACTCCGACAAGATATACAGCAACGCTGGCGAACGCAGCTTCgataagctgctgcagaagctgcgaGGCCACCTGCCCAAAGCCAGGGTGGTGGCCTGCTTCTGCGAGGGCATGACGGTGCGGGGAATTCTCATGGCCATGAGGCGGCAGAGGCTGGTGGGCGAGTTTGTGCTCATTGGGAG CGACGGCTGGGCGGACAGGTACGACGTGACCGACGGCTACCAGAAGGAGGCGGCCGGCGGGATCACGATAAAGTTAAAGTCGGCCTACGTGACCTGGTTCGATCACTACTACCTGAAGCTGACGCCCGATTCCAACGTGAGGAACCCTTGGTTCCCTGAATTCTGGCAGCATCGCTTCCAGTGCAGACTGAGGGGTCACCCGCAGGAGAACAGCGTGTACAACCGCACCTGCACCT GGAGGGAGTCTCTGCGCCATCAGTACGCACAGGACACCAAGATGGGCTTCGTCATCAATGCCATTTACTCCATGGCTTATGGGCTGCATGCCATGCAGGAGACCCTCTGTCCAGGGTATAAG GGTTTGTGTGAGGCGATGCGTCCCATCGACGGACGCAAACTGTTGGATTTCCTCATGAAAACAAACTTCACCGGCGTATCCGGAGAGACCATTTGCTTCGACCAGAATGGAGATTCGCCTGGCAG GTACGAAATCATGAACTTCAAGCACACCGGCGAGGACGAGTACGCCTACATCCACGTGGGAAGCTGGGATCAGGGTGGCCTACAAATGAATGACCAGGAAATCTGGAGTAACAGCAGCGACGTCATCCAGTCTGTCTGCTCGGAGCCCTGCCAAAAGGGACAGATCAAA gTGATCCGTAAAGGagaggtgagctgctgctggacctgcacGCCCTGCAAGGAGAACGAGTTTGTGTTCGATGAGTACACTTGCAGAGCCTGTCTGCTGGGTTCTTGGCCCACGCATGAACTCACTG GGTGTGAACCCATCCCTGTGCAGTACGTGCGTTGGGGCGATCCAGAGCCCATCGCCGCAGTGGTCTTCGCCTGCCTGGGTCTCCTAGCAACACTCTTTGTCACCTCCGTCTTTATTAA GTTTTGGGACACCCCCGTGGTCAAGTCCTCCAGCCGCGAGCTCTGCTACATCATCCTGGCTGGAATCTGCCTGGGATACCTGTGCACCTTCAGCCTCATTGCCAAGCCCCACATCGTGTACTGCTACCTCCAGCGGCTGGGAATCGGCCTGTCTCCAGCCATGAGCTACTCCGCTCTGGTAACAAAG ACCAACCGTATAGCGCGGATCTTGGCAGGCAGCAAGAAGAAGATCTGCACCAAGAAGCCGCGTTTCATGTCCGCCTGCGCACAATTGGTCATCGCCTTCCTACTCATAACGCTGCAGCTGGGGATCATTGTGGCGCTTCTCATCATAGAGCCGCCGCAG GTGATCTACGACTACCCGAGTATCCGGGAGGTCCACTTGATCTGCAATCTAACCACTCTGGGGGTGGTGGCGCCTCTGGGCTACAATGGCCTGCTAATCCTCAGCTGCACCTTTTATGCCTTCAAg ACTCGGAATGTTCCAGCGAATTTCAACGAGGCCAAATATATCGCCTTCACCATGTACACCACCTGCATCATCTGGCTGGCCTTTGTGCCTATTTACTTTGGCTCCAACTACAAGATCATCACCATGTGCTTTAGCGTCAGCCTCAGCGCCACGGTGGCCCTCTGCTGCATGTTTGTTCCAAAG GTGTACATCATGCTCGCCAAGCCCGAGAAAAACGTACGCAGCGCTTTCACGACGTCCACGGTGGTGCGCATGCACGTGGGCGATGCCAAGAAAGCAGCCAAGGCCGGTAAATCCTCGAGCAGCATGGCCAACTTGTTCCGACGTGGCGGTTCTGCCCAAGACAACATCAG TTCCAATGGAAAATCGGTGACGTGGTCGCAGAGTGAGCGCGGCTACAGGCCAAACCTGTGGAAGAGGATGTCGTTCCACATCAAGAAAAAGGAGGCCGTGGAGGCCAACCAGACAGCCATCATCAAGCCGTTCTCCAAGGGCGGCGACACACCTGTGGACGCCAGTGTCAGAGAGCAGTACGAGGAGCCGATGGCGGCGCAGCCCTTCATCTGCTCCGCCTCTCGGTCGCCGCTTTCCACCATCAGCCAGAATGCAGCGAAGAGTCGGGGCTCCCAGGGAGAGATGGGCGGAGAGGAGCAGGCACCCCCCAGCTATGTGCCTCCACCCCCCGGTAGAAGAGGTGACCAGGATGCTCTTACGGGTGACGATGGTGACGTGAGCATGGTGGGTGTGGGTGACATCGGCATCGGGGTGATCGGGGGTCAACCTCAGGGCACCACGATCATGGACCAGATCAGCAGTGTGGTGAACCGCTTCACCGCCAACATCAGCGAACTCAACACCATGATGCTGCCAGGAGGCGCGGCGAGCCCCGCCTCCGCCTCTCCGACGGACCCTGCCGGCTGCCCCCCTCACCCTCCGCCCCAGGGCAGACAGGCCCCCTCCACGGTCACCACGTACGCCGAGGTGGCGGCCGTCACCAACTTCTGTGACAATCGAGCAGCCGGTAAAATTTACGAGCACGTGGCTGGGACCTGCGTGAGCGGCAGGCGGCCGAAGGATCTGGAGGAGCTGTTTGCGTTGACGCCGCCCTCGCCGTTTCGAG